Proteins from a genomic interval of Candidatus Nezhaarchaeota archaeon:
- a CDS encoding nickel-dependent hydrogenase large subunit, with protein MSSIDLVIGPQHPALHEPERFVFKVEGEAVVDVDVKMGYVHRGIEKALEGRDFVRGVYLAERICGICNVAHSLCYVQAIEDVCGIEPPRRALFLRTVAHELNRIHSHMLLLGVAGELLGFTTLFMLLWRDRELVMDLFERLTGNRINSGFNIVGGVRRDVDDRLVQDALKAMDRLKEQFKKYRVVFAEDPTLRARTCNVGVLSQARAIELCAVGPVARASGVEVDIRRDLPYAAYEELDFKPVFYEEGDVWARLMVRVDEAVEAMGLVSQCLKKLPSGPVKVRAPRVIPAGEGFSVIEAPRGDLNYHVYGRGSPTPDRVKVRTPTYANMPAVCEMLKGGYIADIPATLVSIDPCFSCSDRVAIVNVEDGHREVATIYELAKRRGNW; from the coding sequence GTGTCTAGCATAGACCTAGTCATCGGCCCCCAGCACCCAGCGCTCCACGAGCCAGAGCGCTTCGTCTTTAAGGTTGAGGGGGAGGCCGTGGTCGACGTAGACGTCAAGATGGGCTACGTGCACCGCGGCATCGAGAAGGCGCTTGAGGGAAGGGACTTTGTCAGAGGGGTCTACTTAGCTGAGCGCATCTGCGGCATTTGTAATGTGGCGCACAGCCTATGCTACGTCCAAGCGATCGAAGACGTGTGCGGCATCGAGCCCCCTAGGAGAGCGCTCTTCTTAAGGACGGTGGCCCACGAGCTAAATAGGATCCATAGCCACATGCTACTCCTAGGCGTAGCGGGGGAGCTACTAGGCTTCACCACGCTGTTTATGCTACTATGGAGAGATCGCGAGCTAGTAATGGATCTGTTTGAGAGGCTTACCGGCAATAGGATAAATAGCGGCTTCAACATAGTCGGCGGCGTCCGCAGGGACGTAGACGATAGGCTAGTTCAGGACGCGCTGAAGGCTATGGATAGGCTGAAGGAGCAGTTCAAGAAGTACCGCGTAGTATTTGCTGAAGACCCTACGTTGAGGGCTAGGACGTGCAACGTAGGCGTCCTTAGCCAAGCTAGGGCAATAGAGCTATGCGCAGTAGGCCCTGTCGCCAGAGCCTCAGGTGTAGAGGTAGATATTAGGAGGGACTTGCCGTACGCTGCCTATGAGGAGCTAGACTTCAAGCCCGTCTTCTACGAAGAGGGCGACGTGTGGGCTAGGCTAATGGTAAGAGTGGACGAGGCCGTGGAGGCCATGGGGCTAGTTAGCCAATGCCTCAAGAAGCTTCCGAGCGGCCCTGTGAAAGTAAGGGCCCCGAGGGTCATCCCGGCGGGCGAGGGGTTTAGTGTTATCGAGGCCCCTAGGGGGGATTTAAACTACCACGTCTACGGTAGAGGCTCACCGACCCCAGATCGAGTAAAAGTTAGAACGCCTACCTACGCAAACATGCCCGCGGTGTGCGAGATGCTTAAGGGAGGCTATATAGCAGACATACCGGCAACGCTAGTTAGCATAGACCCCTGCTTCTCATGCTCAGACCGCGTGGCCATAGTCAATGTGGAGGATGGGCATAGGGAGGTGGCAACCATCTACGAGCTAGCTAAGAGGCGGGGCAATTGGTAA